A genomic region of Acidobacteriota bacterium contains the following coding sequences:
- a CDS encoding type II secretion system GspH family protein produces the protein MSQKGFTLTETLIAVMLVGILSAVTVPLVPAVQSAASTARCMANMENFASEIQTLAIDGHIPTQDEVREHIDWEGKYKDYWYIPNNSDFNKGHGNDLDGCDEENPGQSMANRECIPMRFLIICRHEFHGSESDAKYCFKTDFLVPQIVPWNEVPHTYLKDANWWLGDDPGFQKWIGRTPKK, from the coding sequence ATGAGTCAAAAAGGATTCACCCTGACCGAAACACTCATCGCCGTTATGCTGGTCGGTATTCTTTCGGCGGTCACCGTTCCGTTGGTACCCGCGGTGCAATCGGCGGCCTCGACCGCCCGCTGCATGGCGAACATGGAGAACTTCGCCAGCGAGATCCAGACGCTCGCAATCGACGGCCACATCCCCACCCAGGATGAGGTGCGGGAACACATCGATTGGGAAGGCAAGTACAAGGACTACTGGTACATCCCCAACAACTCGGACTTCAACAAGGGCCACGGAAACGACCTCGATGGGTGCGACGAAGAGAACCCCGGACAGTCGATGGCCAACCGCGAGTGCATCCCGATGCGTTTCTTGATCATCTGCAGGCATGAGTTCCACGGCAGCGAAAGCGACGCCAAGTACTGCTTCAAGACGGATTTCCTGGTGCCTCAGATCGTGCCGTGGAACGAGGTTCCCCACACCTACCTGAAGGACGCGAACTGGTGGCTCGGAGACGACCCGGGCTTCCAGAAATGGATCGGGCGGACTCCGAAGAAATAG